Within the Thermostichus vulcanus str. 'Rupite' genome, the region TCCTTGGTGCCATGACTCAGCAACTGACTCTCGACGGACTGGGATCCTCATCGAACGGGGGATCTCGTCTAGGGCGGGTGATTGCCACCGATCTGCAAGGGGAGATGCAGCGCTCCTATCTGGAATACGCCATGAGCGTGATTGTCGGGCGGGCGCTACCGGATGTGCGGGATGGCCTGAAGCCGGTGCATCGTCGCATTCTCTACGCCATGCATGAGTTGGGCCTCACGCCAGAGCGACCCTATCGCAAATGTGCCCGTGTGGTGGGGGATGTGCTGGGGAAATATCACCCGCATGGGGATCAGGCGGTTTACGATGCCTTGGTGCGCATGGTGCAGGAGTTTTCCAGTCGTTACCCCTTGGTGGCGGGGCACGGCAACTTTGGCTCGGTGGATGACGATCCGGCGGCGGCCATGCGCTACACCGAGTGTCGGCTGGCGCAGGTGAGCCATACGGCCCTTCTGGATCAGGTGGGGGAAGACATCGTCGAGTTCATGCCCAATTTCGACGGATCCCAAGTCGAACCCACCGTTCTCCCCGCCCGACTGCCGATTTTGCTGCTCAATGGCTCCTCGGGGATTGCCGTCGGTATGGCCACCAATATCCCTCCCCACAACCTCGGGGAGCTGGTGGATGGCTTGCTGGCCTTAATTGACAATCCTGAGCTGGAAGCGGAGCAGCTTTTGCAGTGGATCCCAGGGCCAGATTTCCCAACCGGGGGCCAAATTGTCGATAGCCAAGGGATCCGTGAAGCCTACTTGACCGGACGCGGTTCGATCCTGATGCGGGGGGTAGCCCAATTTGAGGAAATTCAACCGGGCAAAGGTCGTCATCGGCGGCCCGCCATCATCATCACAGAGTTTCCCTACCAGGTGAACAAAGCCGCCTGGATCGAGAAAGTGGCGGAACTGGTGAATCAAGATCGGATCACCGGCATTGCCGATCTGCGGGATGAATCGGATCGCACTGGCATCCGTGTTGTCGTGGAGCTGAAGCGGGAAGCCAACCCACAGGCGGTTTTGCAACAGCTATACAAACTTACCCCGCTACAAAGCAACTTTGGGGCGATTTTGTTGGCTTTGGTGAATGGAGAACCGCAACAACTCAGCCTGAAAGGGATTCTGCAACACTTTTTGGATTTTCGTGAAGTCACCCTGGGCCGCATTTTTCGCGCCGAACTGCAGCGGGTGCAACGCAAAGCCGAGGAAGTGGAAGCCATGTTACTGGCCTTGGCAGATTTGGATCGGGTGATCGAGCTGCTGCGTCAGGCCCCGGATGGCTCGACTGCCAAAGGGCAACTGCAAACCCACCTCGGGTGTACCCCCGAACAGGCCGACACCATTTTGGCCATGCCCCTACGCCGCCTGACGGGATTGGAGCGGGAACGTCTGCAACAGGAACAGGCAGAATTGCGCAGCCGCATCGAAGAACTACAGGGGCTACTGGATGATCGCCGTAAACTTTTGAATTACCTAAAAAAAGAGCTGCGACAACTGAAGAAAACCCACGCGGATCCCCGGCGCACCCAAATTCTTTCTGCTTCAGAGTTGGAAGCGGAAGTGGCTCAAATTCCCACTGGTGAAGAAGGGGAAGATAGCACCTTTTTGCTGCAATTCACCCGCAAAGGCTACGTGCGCCGCATTCCCTTGCCCAGCCGTCGCTCCCGCACAAACCCAGCCCAACGGGAATTGGGGGAAGATAGGCTGCTCAGTCTGGAGTCCGTTACTCTGGGCCAAGAGATTTTGGTGTTAACCGCCCCCGGCAGAGCCTTTACGGTACCCATCGAAGGGATCCCCCTCAGTACCGGGCAATCCCGAGGTGTGCCGTTGCTAACCCTGTTGCCAGCCCCGGAGCCGATCATTGCCACCTTTACGCTGGATCCCAACTCAGTGGATGCCGCCTTGGTGTTGCTCAGCCGGCAGGGTCGGATTAAGCGAGTCGCCTTGGCAGATTTTGTCGGCCTCACCCAACGGGGATCCACTGCTTTGAAACTAAAAGAGGATGACGAGCTGGGTTGGGCAGCCATTCATGATCCTAGGCAAAGCAGCGACACTGTTATCCTAGCCACCTCAGGAGGACGATTGCTGCGGCTGCCCCTTGACGAGGAGCAAATTCCCCTGATGGGCCGGATGGCGATGGGTAATCCAGCTCTACGCTTGGGCCGCAAAGAACAGATCGTCGGTATGACCCTGCTTCCCCCTGAGGGGATCCTGATCCTAGCCAGTCAATCGGGTCATCTGAAGCGGCTGGCCCTAAGCGAGATTCCGACGATGGATCGGGGCAGGGTCGGGGTACAGGCCTTTAAGTTTGCCAGCAAAACCGATGCTTTGGTAGGGCTGGTGGGCTTAGCGCCAGACCCGAATCGGCCCGGACAGCCGCAGGTGGATCTGTTCACCGAGTCGGAACGGATCCACTCGTTTCTGCCGGAGGAGATCCCATTGCAAAATAGGGCCGGTGGCGGATCCCCGCTGTTGAAGTCGGAGCGAGCCACCGGGTTACACGTGTTTTGGCCCCAGTGGTTGCCGGAGTGATGGGTCGGGTTTGGGGATCCTGGCTTTGGGGCAGATCTGGTTATGGCCCGGCTTCCTGCGGGGGTAGAGTGGCGGCAGCAGCATCTGGAGTCGGGGGATCCGCCGGTGCTTCCGGATGGCGTACCGGTTCGGGAACCGTGCCCCCCGCTTTCAGGATGAGATACTGCAGAGTTTGGTGCAGCTGTTCCAGCAGGGCGCTAATAGCGTGGCGAAAGTCGCCATGGTCGGTGCTCATCCGTTCCAACATGGCACGGGTTACGTCCTGAAAGTCTCTCAGGATCTGCTGCTGCTGGGCAATGATTTGCACCAATTGGCTTTGTTCCTTAACCAAATCCCGCAAACAAGAGCGCAGCTCATCCACCTGATTCTGCCAAAAGGCTTGCCCTTCCCGCAGTTCCATGACGCTAGTGCGCAAGTCAGCGGTCGAATCCCGTAGGGCTTGGCTGTGGCGGCGTTCTGCTTCCAATTGGCGTTGCTGTTCCTGCTGCTGCTGGCGCAGCTCGGAGTTGGCCTGGAGGTTGGCTTCTGCAGCCCTGAGTAACTGATCCACCCTCGCCTGGATAGCCGCCCACCGTTCCTCTGGCAACAGAGATTGCCCCTGGTTAACCCGCTTGCGGAAATACTTCACAGCCACTGCACCCTGAGTCTAGTCAATCAAAAATACCCTACAAAAACATCAGAAAAACATCAGCAGTCAAATGCAAACCCTTTCATCGGGATCCAACAAGATGTGCCCCGATCATATACCCAAGCAGAGACTGTGGTGATTCCTCTCTTCAGGGATCCCAACCCGCCCTTTAGGATGGAAACGTTTGTTTGAACAAGAGGAAACCATGTCGTCCTTAGCCAATCAGGTGGTGTTGATCACCGGAGCCTCCGCCGGAATTGGGGAAGCCGTTGCCCTAGAAGCCGCCAAACAAGGGGCCCGATTGGTACTGGCAGCCCGTCGAGAAGGGGTGCTGCAAACCGTTAAAGATCTGGTAGTGGGTCGAGGGGCAGAGGCGTTGGTTGTGCCCACCGACATGGCGGATACCGCCCAGGTGGAAGCCCTGGCCCAAAAGGCCCTGGATCACTTTGGCCGGGTGGATATTCTCGTCAACAATGCCGGTTATGGCCAGATGGGGCCGGTAGAAGAGGTGGATGTGGCAGCAATGCGGCGGCAATTTGAGGTGAATGTGTTTGGCCTGCACACCCTCACCCGGGCCCTGTTGCCCCAAATGCGCGAACGGGGTAGTGGCCGAATCATCAACCTTAGCTCTGTAGCTGGTCAGATGTCTATGCCCTTTAGTGGGGTTTACAACGCAACCAAATTTGCTGTCGAAGCCCTCAGTGATGCTTTGCGGGTAGAAGTGGCCCCCTTCGGAGTCAAGGTGATCCTGATCGAGCCGGGGCCGGTGGCCACTGAGTTTGGCCGGGTAGCAGAAGAAACCTTCGGGGCGGTTGTCAACCCGAATGGCCCCTACAAAGCCATTCTGGACAGCACCGCCGATATGGCCAGCTCCTTCAACAAAATGGCTTGGCCGGTGGAGAAGGTCGTGGAGCCGATCATGAGGGCGATGACCGATCCCCACCCCTCGGATCGCTACACCGCCTTTACAGGCGGCAAGTTGGCTCTGGGTCTGATGCGGTTGCTGCCCGCGTCTTTGGCAGATCAAATGTGGCGGCGCATCTACAAGTTGGATCAGCTGGGATCCCCTGAATCGGTCTAATCACAGACTTTTTGGGACATAAGCTACGGGACTGAACTCTAATCAGACTCTCATCGGTAACCGGGGCGGGGTTGTATCTAGCCGAGTCGGCAAGTTAAGTTTGTTAAAGGACTTTTAATCAAGCGGGTGTTTCCTCTTTTTATGAACAAGCCTCAATCCCCCCAGCGCTGGCTTATGGCCCTGATGCTTGGCTTCTGTCTCTGGCAGGGATCCGGTCCAATGCTGCATCCTGCCCCCGCCCATGCAGCCTTGGCCTCTGCCCTCACCT harbors:
- a CDS encoding DNA gyrase/topoisomerase IV subunit A encodes the protein MTQQLTLDGLGSSSNGGSRLGRVIATDLQGEMQRSYLEYAMSVIVGRALPDVRDGLKPVHRRILYAMHELGLTPERPYRKCARVVGDVLGKYHPHGDQAVYDALVRMVQEFSSRYPLVAGHGNFGSVDDDPAAAMRYTECRLAQVSHTALLDQVGEDIVEFMPNFDGSQVEPTVLPARLPILLLNGSSGIAVGMATNIPPHNLGELVDGLLALIDNPELEAEQLLQWIPGPDFPTGGQIVDSQGIREAYLTGRGSILMRGVAQFEEIQPGKGRHRRPAIIITEFPYQVNKAAWIEKVAELVNQDRITGIADLRDESDRTGIRVVVELKREANPQAVLQQLYKLTPLQSNFGAILLALVNGEPQQLSLKGILQHFLDFREVTLGRIFRAELQRVQRKAEEVEAMLLALADLDRVIELLRQAPDGSTAKGQLQTHLGCTPEQADTILAMPLRRLTGLERERLQQEQAELRSRIEELQGLLDDRRKLLNYLKKELRQLKKTHADPRRTQILSASELEAEVAQIPTGEEGEDSTFLLQFTRKGYVRRIPLPSRRSRTNPAQRELGEDRLLSLESVTLGQEILVLTAPGRAFTVPIEGIPLSTGQSRGVPLLTLLPAPEPIIATFTLDPNSVDAALVLLSRQGRIKRVALADFVGLTQRGSTALKLKEDDELGWAAIHDPRQSSDTVILATSGGRLLRLPLDEEQIPLMGRMAMGNPALRLGRKEQIVGMTLLPPEGILILASQSGHLKRLALSEIPTMDRGRVGVQAFKFASKTDALVGLVGLAPDPNRPGQPQVDLFTESERIHSFLPEEIPLQNRAGGGSPLLKSERATGLHVFWPQWLPE
- a CDS encoding SDR family NAD(P)-dependent oxidoreductase, with protein sequence MFEQEETMSSLANQVVLITGASAGIGEAVALEAAKQGARLVLAARREGVLQTVKDLVVGRGAEALVVPTDMADTAQVEALAQKALDHFGRVDILVNNAGYGQMGPVEEVDVAAMRRQFEVNVFGLHTLTRALLPQMRERGSGRIINLSSVAGQMSMPFSGVYNATKFAVEALSDALRVEVAPFGVKVILIEPGPVATEFGRVAEETFGAVVNPNGPYKAILDSTADMASSFNKMAWPVEKVVEPIMRAMTDPHPSDRYTAFTGGKLALGLMRLLPASLADQMWRRIYKLDQLGSPESV